A stretch of Megalobrama amblycephala isolate DHTTF-2021 linkage group LG14, ASM1881202v1, whole genome shotgun sequence DNA encodes these proteins:
- the LOC125245452 gene encoding scavenger receptor cysteine-rich type 1 protein M130-like, producing the protein MLGYESCQCPLYRQLNCGIAVSVVGSDWFGEGSGEIWADVFDCDGNETKLSECSISSWSRAECSHRRDIGVICSNSSLAVHDGLVRLSGERQCEGEVEVSIHQVWRRVLLDSWSLTESSVVCRQLGCGSVLNFSSSSSSSPEHSHECVTGFQCSGSEAHLGNCSSPQTLNCSSTQQLSITCLGRGSIRLVGSGGDCAGRLEVFHSGSWGTVCDDSWDIKDAHVVCRQLQCGVALSNQQVPV; encoded by the exons atgctgggataTGAGAGCTGCCAGTGTCCTCTGTATAGACAGCTGAATTGTGGAATTGCTGTGTCTGTTGTGGGATCAGACTGGTTTGGAGAGGGAAGTGGTGAAATCTGGGCTGATGTGTTTGATTGTGACGGGAATGAAACAAAACTCTCAGAATGTTCCATCTCTTCATGGAGTCGAGCTGAATGTTCTCATAGACGAGATATTGGAGTCATCTGCTCTA ATTCCTCTCTGGCTGTTCATGATGGTCTGGTGCGGTTGTCTGGAGAGAGACAGTGTGAGGGGGAGGTGGAAGTTTCCATCCATCAGGTCTGGAGGAGAGTTCTGCTGGACTCCTGGAGTCTCACTGAATCCTCTGTGGTCTGCAGACAGCTGGGCTGTGGCTCTGTGCTGAACTTCTCCAGCTCCTCTTCATCCAGTCCTGAACACAGTCATGAGTGTGTGACGGGCTTCCAGTGCTCTGGGAGTGAAGCTCATCTGGGGAACTGCAGCTCTCCACAAACTCTCAACTGCAGCTCCACACAACAGCTGTCAATCACCTGCCTTG GTCGTGGGTCCATCAGGCTGGTGGGTTCTGGGGGAGACTGTGCAGGGAGGCTGGAGGTTTTTCACAGCGGCTCATGGGGGACAGTGTGTGATGACTCCTGGGATATTAAAGATGCCCATGTGGTGTGCAGACAGCTGCAGTGTGGAGTGGCCCTCAGTAACCAGCAGGTACCAGTCTAG
- the LOC125245606 gene encoding scavenger receptor cysteine-rich domain-containing group B protein-like, which translates to MERCLTLILLTTVVKLITADGVNVRLVGGHSRCSGRVEVLHRGQWGTVCGGDWDLADASVVCRELDCGEPVDALGDAYFGPGSGPIWMSFVICAGSESTLKNCGSVGWGKSNCDHSKDAGVICSGKEF; encoded by the exons atggagagatgcCTGACACTCATTTTACTGACTACAGTTGTAAAACTCATCACAGCTG ACGGTGTGAATGTGAGGTTGGTTGGTGGTCACAGTCGCTGTTCTGGTAGAGTGGAGGTTCTTCATAGAGGTCAGTGGGGAACAGTGTGTGGTGGTGACTGGGATTTGGCTGATGCTTcagtggtgtgtagagagctggactgtggagaaCCTGTAGATGCTCTGGGTGATGCTTATTTTGGACCAGGATCAGGACCTATCTGGATGAGTTTTGTTATATGTGCTGGATCAGAGTCAACACTGAAGAACTGTGGGTCAGTAGGATGGGGTAAAAGCAATTGTGATCATAGTAAAGACGCTGGAGTCATCTGCTCAGGTAAAgaattttaa
- the LOC125245450 gene encoding putative DMBT1-like protein yields MNLLIYVVFSEVRLVGGSRCSGRLEILDDQSSWVSVCAAAFDQQDAEVVCRELDCGAPVQVLGEDAFGKGDAQMWTQEIQCRGNESQIHLCPTSPLVKSYCSHEHNIGLLCTDIINVRLVGGHSHCAGRVEVLHRGQWGTVCGAGWDLADAAVVCRELDCGEPVDALSDAQFLPGSKPVWMKNAMCTGSESTLKKCGFLQLVDPDVCLDKNAQVICSGKLKLKNLVLVYKFNCTKSSHNFILRDHFPLSL; encoded by the exons ATGAATTTGTTGATCTATGTTGTCTTTTCAGAAGTCAGGCTGGTTGGAGGTTCTCGCTGCTCTGGGAGGTTAGAGATACTTGATGATCAGTCGTCGTGGGTTTcagtgtgtgctgctgcctttgaccagcaggatgcagaggttgtgtgtagagagctggactgtggggctcctgtacaggtgctgggagaagatgcttttggaaaaggagatgctcagatgtggacacaagagattcagtgtaGAGGAAATGAGTCTCAGATTCACCTCTGCCCAACATCACCACTAGTAAAAAGCTACTGTTCGCATGAGCACAACATTGGTTTGCTGTGTACTG acataatAAATGTGAGGTTGGTTGGTGGTCACAGTCACTGTGCTGGTAGAGTGGAGGTTCTTCATAGAGGTCAGTGGGGAACAGTGTGTGGTGCTGGTTGGGATTtggctgatgctgcagtggtgtgtagagagctggactgtggagaaCCTGTAGATGCTCTGAGTGATGCTCAGTTTTTACCAGGATCAAAACCAGTTTGGATGAAAAATGCGATGTGTACTGGCTCAGAGTCTACACTTAAAAAATGTGGATTTTTACAATTAGTTGATCCTGATGTGTGTCTTGATAAGAATGCACAAGTCATTTGTTCAGGTAAGTTGAAGCTTAAAAATCTTGTCTTAGTGTACAAATTCAATTGCACCAAAAGCAGTCATAATTTCATTTTGCGTGACCATTTTCCTCTTTCTTTATGA
- the LOC125245608 gene encoding CD5 antigen-like — MWTQEIQCRGNESQIHLCPTSPSHKNNCSHEDDLSLVCADKKNVRLVGGPSRCAGRVEVLHRGQWGTVCDFYWDMPDAAVVCRELDCGEPVDAVGGAKFGPGSGTIWTNRKTCTGSESTLKNCGSVDWAIYDCDHTKDAGVICSDIRLIGNSSCSGRLEILDDQTWMSMCAAAFDQQDAEVVCRELDCGAPVQVLGEDAFGKGDAQMWTQEIQCRGNESQIHLCPISLHKKSCLHENYQGLFCADKKNVRLVGGHSRCAGRVEVLHRGQWGTVCDVGWDSADAAVVCRELDCGEPVDALGDAHFGPGSGPIWMYVLLCTGSESTLKNCGATGWGLHACTHNSDAGVICSGHKPSRLINGPHLCSGRLEILHNQSWVSVCAAAFDQQDAEVVCRELDCGAPVQVLGEDAFGKGDAQMWTQEIQCRGDEPQISFCSVSSSHKHSCTSDNSVGLICSGKL, encoded by the exons atgtggacacaagagattcagtgcagAGGAAATGAGTCTCAGATTCACCTCTGCCCAACATCGCCATCACATAAAAATAACTGTTCTCATGAGGATGATTTGAGTTTGGTTTGTGCAG ATAAAAAGAATGTGAGGTTGGTTGGTGGTCCCAGTCGCTGTGCTGGTAGAGTGGAGGTTCTTCATAGAGGTCAgtggggaacagtgtgtgatTTTTACTGGGATATGcctgatgctgcagtggtgtgtagagagctggactgtggagaaCCTGTAGATGCTGTGGGTGGTGCTAAGTTTGGACCAGGATCAGGAACAATTTGGACAAATCGCAAAACATGTACTGGATCAGAGTCAACACTGAAGAACTGTGGATCAGTAGACTGGGCTATTTATGACTGTGATCATACAAAGGATGCAGGAGTCATCTGCTCAG ACATCAGGCTTATTGGAAACTCCAGTTGCTCTGGGAGGTTGGAGATACTTGATGATCAGACATGGATGTCAAtgtgtgctgctgcctttgaccagcaggatgcagaggttgtgtgtagagagctggactgtggggctcctgtacaggtgctgggagaagatgcttttggCAAAGGAGATGCTCAGATGTggacacaagagattcagtgcagAGGAAATGAGTCTCAGATTCACCTCTGTCCAATATCCTTACACAAAAAGAGCTGTTTGCATGAGAACTACCAGGGACTGTTCTGTGCTG ATAAAAAGAATGTGAGGTTGGTTGGTGGTCACAGTCGCTGTGCTGGTAGAGTGGAGGTTCTTCATAGAGGTCAgtggggaacagtgtgtgatgttgGCTGGGATTcggctgatgctgcagtggtgtgtagagagctggactgtggagaaCCTGTAGATGCTCTGGGTGATGCTCATTTTGGACCAGGATCAGGACCAATCTGGATGTATGTTTTGTTATGTACTGGATCAGAGTCTACACTGAAGAACTGTGGGGCAACAGGATGGGGCTTACATGCCTGTACTCACAACTCTGATGCAGGTGTCATCTGTTCAG GTCATAAACCTTCCAGACTCATTAATGGACCTCACCTCTGCTCTGGGAGGTTAGAGATACTTCATAATCAGTCGTGGGTTTcagtgtgtgctgctgcctttgaccagcaggatgcagaggttgtgtgtagagagctggactgtggggctcctgtacaggtgctgggagaagatgcttttggaaaaggagacgctcagatgtggacacaagagattcagtgcagAGGAGATgaacctcagatttcattttgCTCAGTATCATcatcacacaaacacagctgCACCAGTGACAATAGTGTGGGCCTGATCTGTTCTggtaaattataa
- the LOC125245609 gene encoding scavenger receptor cysteine-rich type 1 protein M130-like, with the protein MNGSDSCSGRVELQFLTDWGTVCDACWDMRTASVLCRQLNCGIAVSVVGSDWFGEGSGEIWADVFDCDGNETKLSECSISSWSRTESSHRRDVGVICSDSSLAVHDGLVRLSGERQCEGEVEVSIHQVWRRVLLDSWSLTESSVVCRQLGCGSVLNFSGSSSSSPEHSHECVTGFQCSGSEAHLGNCSSPQTLNCSSTQQLSITCLGHGSIRLVGSGGDCAGRLEVFHSGSWGTVCDDSWDIKDAHVVCRQLQCGVALSNQQVPAWFGPGSGPIWLDEVECEGNETSLWSCSSPGWGKHDCQHKEDVAVVCSEFKEIRLTEGCEGNVEVFYNGSWGNMCYNKMDRDTVSLICQELNCGRSGAFSSSIPSLESALNWLDEVKCRPHDSNLWQCPSLPWGQNDCGEDEVAKIACLEQENHESPRSSLSCSTSPHQRQCSEHVPLRLSGGEGRCSGRLEVYHNAVWGSVCDDLWDISDAQVVCRQLGCGAALRADGNSLFGAGEGVVWLNRVECRGNEIHLWDCPLSLKNHTDCSIKDHAGLTCADLPDLSVSTTPATTTSSSPPVSQTCHCLY; encoded by the exons ATGAATGGTTCAGACTCTTGTTCTGGAAGAGTGGAGCTTCAGTTCCTCACTGATTGGGGCACAGTgtgtgatgcatgctgggataTGAGAACTGCCAGTGTCCTCTGTAGACAGCTGAATTGTGGGATTGCTGTGTCTGTTGTGGGATCAGACTGGTTTGGAGAAGGAAGTGGTGAAATCTGGGCTGATGTGTTTGATTGTGACGGGAATGAAACAAAACTCTCAGAATGTTCCATCTCTTCATGGAGTCGAACTGAAAGTTCTCATAGACGAGATGTTGGAGTCATCTGCTCTG ATTCCTCTCTGGCTGTTCATGATGGTCTGGTGCGGTTGTCTGGAGAGAGACAGTGTGAGGGGGAGGTGGAAGTTTCCATCCATCAGGTCTGGAGGAGAGTTCTGCTGGACTCCTGGAGTCTCACTGAATCCTCTGTGGTCTGCAGACAGCTGGGCTGTGGCTCTGTGCTGAACTTCTCCGGCTCCTCTTCATCCAGTCCTGAACACAGTCATGAGTGTGTGACGGGCTTCCAGTGCTCTGGGAGTGAAGCTCATCTGGGGAACTGCAGCTCTCCACAAACTCTCAACTGCAGCTCCACACAACAGCTGTCAATCACCTGCCTTG GTCACGGGTCCATCAGGCTGGTGGGTTCTGGGGGAGACTGTGCAGGGAGGCTGGAGGTTTTTCACAGCGGCTCATGGGGGACAGTGTGTGATGACTCCTGGGATATTAAAGATGCCCATGTGGTGTGCAGACAGCTGCAGTGTGGAGTGGCCCTCAGTAACCAGCAGGTACCAGCCTGGTTTGGTCCTGGTTCTGGACCCATATGGCTGGATGAGGTGGAGTGTGAGGGGAATGAGACGTCCCTGTGGAGCTGCTCTTCTCCAGGCTGGGGAAAACATGACTGTCAACACAAGGAGGATGTAGCAGTCGTGTGCTCAG AGTTTAAAGAGATCAGGTTAACTGAGGGCTGTGAAGGGAATGTGGAGGTTTTCTACAATGGATCCTGGGGTAATATGTGTTACAATAAGATGGACAGAGACACAGTGAGTCTGATCTGTCAAGAGCTGAACTGTGGAAGATCTGGTGCGTTTTCCAGTTCTATTCCAAGTCTGGAATCAGCTCTTAACTGGCTGGATGAAGTGAAATGTCGACCACATGATTCAAATCTGTGGCAGTGTCCATCTTTACCCTGGGGACAGAATGACTGTGGTGAAGATGAAGTGGCTAAAATCGCCTGTTTGG AACAGGAGAATCACGAGTCCCCTAGAAGCTCTTTGTCATGCTCCACATCTCCACATCAGAGACAGTGTTCAG AGCATGTTCCTCTCAGACTGAGTGGAGGGGAGGGCCGGTGCTCTGGGAGGCTGGAGGTGTATCATAACGCTGTGTGGGGCTCAGTCTGTGATGATCTGTGGGACATCAGCGATGCTCAGGTGGTCTGCAGGCAGCTGGGTTGTGGAGCAGCACTGAGGGCTGATGGGAATTCACTCTTTGGTGCTGGTGAAGGTGTTGTGTGGCTGAACAGAGTCGAGTGCAGAGGGAATGAGATTCACTTGTGGGACTGTCCTCTCTCCCTGAAGAACCACACTGACTGCTCCATTAAAGATCATGCTGGACTCACCTGTGCAG ATTTGCCAGATTTGTCAGTGTCCACTACTCCTGCCACAACAACATCATCTTCTCCTCCAGTTTCTCAGACA TGCCACTGCTTATACTGA